A region of the Nocardia asteroides genome:
GACGTGAGCACCGTATCTCCGTGGGGCGCAGACGCCCATGCGGTGGTCCCCGCCAACCGGCCGCTCTGCCGCATCGAGTGCTGCTACCAGTACTGATGCCGCTTTCCGTCGGTATCGGTGATGAAGATGACCGCGTCGGCGCCGTCCAAATCTTCGGGGTCGAGTGGGATATGGCCGGGCACGATCGGTTCGCTTGTGCCGATCGACGGGGCAAGCGCGGCGCGCAGGGCCGGTGCCGGGAACAGTGCGCGGCGGGTGGTCGCCTCGGCCAACACACCCTGGAGGGTGCCCGGAGCGCTGTGGAGGCCGGCGTCGGTTGCCAGGAACATGTAGCGCTCGCCGAGGGCGAGCCCGACGAGCGCGCCGGCGCCGCACCAGTTCGCCTCGTCTTCGCTGATCAGCGTGCGGGAGTGCGCGCGCCGCAGGTGCGCGTTGTGCGCGAAGACCAGGCTCGGGCCGCGGCACTGCTCTCGGGCCGCGATCGCGAGCAGGTTATCGGCCATCATCTCCGCGCGCAGGCTGAGCATGGTCGCGATGCGATCGGGGGCGGGGCCGGCCATGGCCGCGTGATAGCGCAGCAGGCCTTGGGCGGTGCGCGCGTGCGCGACGGCGTGGTCGTAGCCGGTCGGGTCGGCGGGACGAAGGCCGGGTGCCGCGCGACGCAGCGCGCAGGCGACATCGTCGGCGACGATACGCAGGGCGCGAGCGCGATCGGATCCGCCGATGGACGCCGCCGGGTCGAACATGGCCGCCCGGTTCGACCAGTCGGCATCCTCGCCGAGCAGTGCGTCGAGGTCGTGGACTGAATCTGGCCGCAGCGGCACGGGAAGGTAGTCGACGGCCGAGGTCAGTGTGCGTCGCGGGCTCGGCGCACCGGAGTACTCCACCGGCGCGTCGAAGCCATAGAAGCGAACTCGATCCTGCGGCGCGCGACCGGCGTTGTGCGCGCGGAGCCATTCGACGAGTTCGCGGTTGCCCGGCACGGCGCCGAAGCCGTGGCTGAACCCGGTCGCGAGCACCGTGTCGATCTCCGCCGGACCCCCGGCCACGTAGTCATCGACAACCGACGCGGCGAAGACGTCGGTCTCCAGCGCGATCGACCGGTACCCCCGTGCGACGAGATGGCCGAGGATTTCGTTGCGCAACAACGGGAACGCCTCGATCCCGTGCGTCGGTTCCCCGAGGGCGAGCAGAATCGGCGGCTCGGTTCGCGCGGCGAGAATTTCATCGATGGCACGGCCCAGGTCGGCCGGGTCGTCGAGTTGGCGGCCGAGGGTGCGCGGTAATGCGGCAGTGGACATGAGCACTTCTTTCGACTAGGCACTGCCTTTGACAGTATCGTTGAAGATTCGGGTGAAACTTCTGACACGTTTACCTGCCATCTAGAGATCAAAGCCTCAATCGGAGATGCAAGCTGCGACCCATCGACCTCGCCCGGGAACACGGGTTGTCCGCACAGGCGATCCGCAACTACGACGATGCGGGCATACTCCCGCCGACCGAGCGCAGCCAGACCGGCTACCGGCGCTATACGCCCTTGCACGCGCAGTCCCTACGCGCCTTCCTCGCGTTACGCCGTGGCCACGGGCACCAGCAGGCAATGGAGATCATGCGCGCCACCAACCGCGGCGACACCGAGTCCGCCTACCGGCTCATCGACACCGCCCACGTCGCGCTGCTCACCGAACGTGACACCCGCACCGAGGTCGCAACGGCACTGGGCAGCCTGTCCACCGCGATGCCGACCCCTGTCCAGGGTCGGCCGCTGAGCGTGGGGGAACTCGCCCGGCGGCTCGGCGTGCACCCTGCGACGCTGCGCGCCTGGGAGACCCACGGCATCCTGCGCCCCGAACGCGACCGGGCAACGGGTTACCGAGAATACGGACCCGACTGTGTGCGCGACGCCGAGATCGCACGACAGCTGCGCCGAGGCGGTTACCTGCTTTCCCAGGTCGCGCAATTCATCGATTCGCTGCGCGAGGCGGGCGGGGCGAACGCGTTGAGCGCATTCCTCGACTCCTGGCAGGACCGGCTGACCACGCGTAGCCGCGACCTTCTCACCGGCGCGGCGCAGCTCGATACCTACATCACCATGCTCGATCAGGCACGGCAGGGGCGAGCGGCGACAGTGTGAAAACGTTTATCCTGCACCACTACAGTGCTGGTATGCCCATGGCAGGCGGGGTGAGCCTATTCGCGTATCGATGAACAGAACGGTAGGTGACTGCCAATGCCGAAGATCGTGTTGTTCGGCGCCACCGGGTACACCGGTCGCCTGACCGCCGAAGCCTTGATCGCCCGTGGCGCCGCCCCCGTGCTGGCTGCCCGCAATGCCACTGTCCTCGGGAAACTGGCCGCCGACCTCGGTGGCGCGGAGACCGCGGTCGCCGACGTGACCGACCCCGCCTCGGTACGGTTGCTGCTGGGCCGAGGCGACGTGCTGGTGACGACGGTAGGGCCGTTCCTGCGATACGGCGGACCCGCGCTGACGGCGGCAGTGGCGGCGGGCGCACACTACTTCGACTCCACCGGGGAAGGCCCGTTCATCCGCGAAGTGTTCGACCGCGACAACGAGGCGCGCAAGGCAGGAGTGGCCCTGCTGACCGCGTTCGGTTTCGATTTCGTGCCCGGCAACCTGGCTG
Encoded here:
- a CDS encoding erythromycin esterase family protein; this translates as MSTAALPRTLGRQLDDPADLGRAIDEILAARTEPPILLALGEPTHGIEAFPLLRNEILGHLVARGYRSIALETDVFAASVVDDYVAGGPAEIDTVLATGFSHGFGAVPGNRELVEWLRAHNAGRAPQDRVRFYGFDAPVEYSGAPSPRRTLTSAVDYLPVPLRPDSVHDLDALLGEDADWSNRAAMFDPAASIGGSDRARALRIVADDVACALRRAAPGLRPADPTGYDHAVAHARTAQGLLRYHAAMAGPAPDRIATMLSLRAEMMADNLLAIAAREQCRGPSLVFAHNAHLRRAHSRTLISEDEANWCGAGALVGLALGERYMFLATDAGLHSAPGTLQGVLAEATTRRALFPAPALRAALAPSIGTSEPIVPGHIPLDPEDLDGADAVIFITDTDGKRHQYW
- a CDS encoding MerR family transcriptional regulator; amino-acid sequence: MRPIDLAREHGLSAQAIRNYDDAGILPPTERSQTGYRRYTPLHAQSLRAFLALRRGHGHQQAMEIMRATNRGDTESAYRLIDTAHVALLTERDTRTEVATALGSLSTAMPTPVQGRPLSVGELARRLGVHPATLRAWETHGILRPERDRATGYREYGPDCVRDAEIARQLRRGGYLLSQVAQFIDSLREAGGANALSAFLDSWQDRLTTRSRDLLTGAAQLDTYITMLDQARQGRAATV